In Acidimicrobiales bacterium, a genomic segment contains:
- a CDS encoding PilZ domain-containing protein, with protein MAGQVALIERDDEDGRVTGVVLLARDDAIRVHLGGDRSGLSPGAVVASFIAPDALYRMKATLSLHDGTAGLVELHSHGVERVQRRTASRVALTLPVVLSNFDEPAPGDRTAFSSLSGETVDIGEGGCRVRVLDPFPEGCDPTVSLELPSGRTVVALAAISQALALPEGHEYRLVFLSIDPADRDVLRRLAVD; from the coding sequence GTGGCCGGGCAGGTCGCGCTGATCGAGCGTGACGACGAGGACGGCCGGGTCACCGGCGTCGTCCTCCTCGCCCGGGACGATGCCATCCGCGTGCACCTGGGCGGCGACCGCTCCGGGCTGTCGCCCGGCGCGGTGGTGGCCAGCTTCATCGCCCCCGACGCCCTGTACCGGATGAAGGCGACGCTGTCGCTCCACGACGGCACCGCCGGCCTCGTCGAGCTGCACAGCCACGGCGTCGAGCGGGTGCAGCGCCGCACCGCCTCCCGGGTCGCCCTCACCCTTCCCGTCGTGCTGTCGAACTTCGACGAGCCGGCACCCGGCGACCGCACCGCCTTCTCGTCGTTGAGCGGTGAGACGGTCGACATCGGCGAGGGCGGCTGCCGGGTGCGGGTGCTCGACCCGTTCCCGGAGGGCTGCGACCCCACGGTGAGCCTCGAGCTGCCGTCGGGGCGGACGGTGGTGGCGCTGGCGGCCATCTCCCAGGCGCTCGCGCTCCCCGAGGGTCACGAGTACCGGCTGGTGTTCCTGTCCATCGACCCCGCCGACCGGGACGTCCTCCGCCGGCTCGCCGTCGACTGA